The Mesorhizobium sp. B1-1-8 genome contains a region encoding:
- a CDS encoding TMEM175 family protein: protein MKRPLEPTAESRGRIVGITDGVFAIALTLIVLEIRVPSHEAVHSEGELLSAIVALAPRFLTYALSFLTLTIFWFGQQAQHGLIAKSDRRLATLNLCFLAFIALLPFSTDLLADFLEFRLAVLVYWLNLLMLGATLLASWWYAEKNGFLAEGVDAETTRTVYLRIVKAQILWAIGAALCLFSPLLSVGFILVAQLAYAVAPRSSLLRNIIG from the coding sequence ATGAAACGACCGCTTGAACCGACGGCCGAATCGCGCGGGCGCATTGTCGGCATCACCGATGGCGTCTTCGCCATTGCGCTCACGCTGATCGTGCTGGAGATCAGGGTGCCGTCGCATGAGGCGGTCCATTCGGAAGGCGAGCTGCTCTCGGCGATCGTGGCGCTGGCGCCGCGTTTTCTGACCTATGCGCTGAGCTTTTTGACGCTGACCATCTTCTGGTTCGGCCAGCAGGCGCAGCATGGGCTGATCGCAAAATCGGACCGGCGGCTGGCGACGCTGAACCTGTGCTTTCTCGCCTTCATTGCGCTGTTGCCGTTCTCCACCGACCTTCTGGCCGACTTTCTCGAATTCAGACTGGCGGTGCTGGTCTACTGGCTGAACCTGCTGATGCTCGGCGCCACCTTGCTTGCCAGTTGGTGGTACGCCGAAAAGAACGGCTTTTTGGCCGAAGGCGTCGATGCCGAAACGACACGCACCGTCTACCTGCGCATCGTCAAGGCGCAGATCCTGTGGGCGATCGGCGCAGCGCTCTGCCTCTTCAGCCCGCTGCTCAGCGTCGGCTTCATCCTGGTAGCGCAGCTCGCTTATGCCGTCGCGCCACGCAGCTCACTGCTGCGCAATA
- a CDS encoding MFS transporter — MTSPGEAAALNGPVRNGTFCPQSQRRFVLIAAILASALGFIDGSVLAIAIPALRVDLGASLAQAQWISNAYALTLSALILVGGAAGDRFGLRHAFVVGIALFIAASLACALAPNPTILIGFRAIQGIGAAIMVPGSLAIIAKAYPKKERGRAIGIWAAASALTTALGPVLGGFVLSTFGNGVWRAIFAVNLPLGLVSIYLLLAKIPADQPTEKRGLDLGGAGLATLAFGALAYGLTAMNAEGGGLMSGPAIIAGAVVLVVFILYERRHREPMIDLSLFRIKAFAGANLATFFLYFALSANLFYLPMLLIAGWGLSSAEVGFIFLPLSVLIALLSGPAGQWSDRIGPRLPIAGGSLVVAIAFAGLALLTYAGIHNFWTGTFPLMALMGLGMALVVSPLSTAVMTSVEDKDTGAASGINNAVSRVGGLIAVAAMGSLAAFVYARITGNASGMPGFGEPAMAGLATDINATRIAASDSAFAAVAVVTTLLCLLSAIIAWMTVPGQASPWPARKDDSRG, encoded by the coding sequence ATGACATCTCCAGGCGAAGCTGCGGCCCTGAACGGGCCCGTTCGGAACGGAACCTTCTGTCCGCAGTCGCAGCGCAGGTTCGTGCTGATCGCGGCGATCCTGGCTTCGGCGCTCGGCTTCATCGACGGCTCGGTCCTGGCGATCGCCATACCGGCCTTGCGCGTCGATCTCGGCGCCAGTCTGGCGCAAGCGCAGTGGATCTCCAACGCCTATGCGCTGACGCTGTCGGCGCTGATTCTGGTGGGAGGTGCGGCCGGTGACCGATTTGGCCTCAGGCACGCCTTCGTGGTTGGTATCGCGCTGTTCATCGCCGCGTCGCTTGCCTGCGCCCTGGCGCCCAATCCGACGATACTGATCGGCTTCCGCGCCATCCAGGGCATCGGTGCCGCCATCATGGTGCCGGGCAGCCTCGCCATAATCGCCAAGGCCTATCCGAAAAAAGAGCGCGGCCGGGCGATCGGCATCTGGGCAGCCGCCTCGGCGCTGACGACGGCACTTGGCCCGGTGCTCGGCGGTTTCGTGCTGTCGACCTTCGGCAACGGCGTCTGGCGCGCGATCTTCGCCGTCAACCTGCCGCTCGGGCTGGTTTCGATCTACCTGCTGCTGGCCAAGATCCCGGCCGACCAGCCGACCGAAAAGCGCGGCCTCGATCTCGGCGGCGCGGGGCTGGCGACGCTCGCCTTCGGAGCGCTGGCCTACGGGCTGACGGCGATGAATGCCGAAGGCGGCGGGCTGATGTCGGGCCCGGCTATCATCGCCGGCGCGGTTGTGCTTGTCGTCTTCATCCTCTATGAGCGCAGGCATCGCGAACCGATGATCGATCTCAGCCTGTTTCGCATCAAGGCTTTCGCCGGGGCCAATCTGGCGACCTTCTTCCTCTATTTCGCGCTGTCGGCCAATCTGTTCTACCTGCCGATGCTTTTGATCGCGGGCTGGGGGCTGAGTTCGGCCGAGGTCGGCTTCATCTTCCTGCCGCTGTCGGTGTTGATCGCGCTGCTGTCAGGCCCGGCCGGCCAGTGGTCCGACCGGATCGGTCCGCGCTTGCCGATCGCCGGCGGCAGCCTCGTCGTCGCCATCGCCTTTGCCGGCCTTGCGCTGCTCACTTATGCCGGCATCCATAATTTCTGGACCGGCACCTTTCCGCTGATGGCGCTGATGGGGCTAGGCATGGCACTGGTCGTGTCGCCGCTGTCGACTGCCGTCATGACATCGGTCGAAGACAAAGATACGGGGGCGGCCTCCGGCATCAACAACGCCGTCTCGCGTGTTGGCGGCCTCATCGCGGTGGCGGCGATGGGCTCGCTCGCTGCATTCGTCTATGCGCGGATCACCGGCAATGCCTCCGGCATGCCCGGTTTCGGCGAGCCGGCCATGGCGGGGCTTGCGACCGACATCAACGCGACAAGGATTGCCGCCAGCGATTCGGCTTTTGCCGCGGTTGCCGTGGTGACGACGCTGCTTTGTCTGTTGTCGGCGATCATCGCCTGGATGACCGTGCCGGGGCAGGCGTCACCATGGCCGGCGCGAAAGGACGATTCGCGCGGCTGA
- a CDS encoding M23 family metallopeptidase, with the protein MPDTEDVIAELGNEPPLIADGRSGPPDRREVSARWLSGTFLTGVTSSVLMGVALFAALDGRQQLATPPEIAELISLAGGGDDSGELAKTTRLVAPRQIARAKDRRRMEVSMVTKVGDRDVIHTMPFVQIKMALAAGHTTSRPYPPFDPMQVFGDDGDDNAQPATAAAVAGQIYGAKVESEMSLKTVDFPIETASFDEKSDLSADEVEKVVREAGNGLSDGAVQVASLHYIDPQRFGDAFAESMAGSYDVKITQENVSVAPRAMSDDQAPAFAEEIIPFTKDTDIAEAYADSGYTGEDATGMAEAISKLLNATALKAGTVLRVGLEVRGDAAKVVRTSVYDRTTHIVTIALDDHGQYVPAQEPEANPELLTAFDDSPPVVVRGNLPNVYDGIYRAAYSYGMSKSMTQKLIKLLASDVDFQSRLSPSDRLEVLFSQPDDDDQTSDNSELLYVSATFGGQVRNFYRFQMQDGSTDYFDENGSSAKQFLLRNPLPNGRFTSGFGARRHPILGYVRMHTGTDWAAPIGTPIIAAGNGVVEKAGWAGGYGKQIIIRHANGYETSYNHQSAFAKGIEPGVHVRQGQVIGYLGQTGLSTGPHLHYELIVNGTKVDSMRVRLPVGKVLKGDDLVAFKRERERIDDLLKQQDGNSLKVASAKIEG; encoded by the coding sequence ATGCCAGACACGGAAGATGTCATAGCCGAACTCGGCAACGAGCCGCCGCTGATCGCGGACGGCCGCAGCGGTCCGCCAGACCGCCGCGAGGTCTCGGCGCGCTGGCTGTCGGGCACTTTCCTCACCGGCGTGACCTCGAGCGTGCTGATGGGCGTGGCGCTGTTCGCCGCCCTCGATGGCCGCCAGCAGCTGGCGACGCCGCCGGAGATCGCCGAACTCATCAGCCTCGCCGGCGGCGGTGATGATTCCGGCGAGCTGGCAAAGACCACGAGGCTGGTCGCGCCGCGCCAGATCGCCAGGGCCAAGGACCGGCGCCGCATGGAAGTGTCGATGGTCACCAAGGTCGGCGACCGCGACGTCATCCACACCATGCCGTTCGTGCAGATCAAGATGGCGCTTGCCGCCGGCCACACCACCAGCCGCCCCTACCCGCCCTTCGATCCGATGCAGGTCTTCGGCGACGACGGCGACGACAACGCCCAGCCGGCCACCGCCGCGGCGGTCGCCGGCCAGATCTACGGTGCCAAGGTCGAAAGCGAGATGAGCCTGAAGACGGTCGATTTCCCGATCGAGACGGCGTCCTTCGACGAAAAGAGCGACCTTTCCGCCGACGAAGTGGAAAAGGTGGTGCGCGAAGCCGGCAACGGCCTCAGCGACGGCGCGGTCCAGGTGGCGTCGCTGCATTATATCGACCCGCAGCGTTTCGGCGACGCCTTCGCCGAATCGATGGCCGGTTCCTATGACGTCAAAATCACGCAGGAAAACGTCTCGGTGGCGCCGCGCGCGATGTCGGACGATCAGGCGCCGGCCTTCGCCGAGGAAATCATCCCCTTCACCAAGGATACCGATATCGCCGAGGCCTATGCCGATTCGGGCTACACCGGCGAGGACGCCACCGGCATGGCCGAGGCGATCTCGAAACTGCTGAACGCCACGGCGCTCAAGGCCGGAACGGTGCTGCGCGTCGGCCTGGAGGTGCGCGGCGATGCCGCCAAGGTGGTTCGCACCAGCGTCTATGACCGCACCACGCATATCGTGACCATCGCGCTCGACGATCACGGCCAGTATGTGCCGGCGCAGGAGCCGGAGGCCAATCCCGAATTGCTGACAGCCTTCGATGATTCACCGCCGGTCGTGGTGCGCGGCAACCTGCCCAACGTCTATGACGGCATCTATCGCGCCGCCTATTCCTACGGCATGTCGAAATCGATGACGCAGAAGCTGATCAAGCTGCTGGCCTCCGACGTCGATTTCCAATCGCGGCTTTCACCGTCCGATCGCCTCGAGGTTCTGTTCTCGCAGCCCGATGACGATGACCAGACTTCTGACAATTCCGAGCTTCTCTATGTCTCGGCGACTTTCGGCGGTCAGGTGCGCAATTTCTACCGTTTCCAGATGCAGGACGGCAGCACCGACTATTTTGACGAGAACGGCAGCAGCGCCAAACAATTCCTGCTCCGCAATCCGCTGCCCAATGGCCGCTTCACCTCCGGCTTTGGCGCGCGACGGCATCCGATCCTTGGCTATGTCCGCATGCACACCGGCACCGATTGGGCCGCGCCGATCGGTACGCCGATCATCGCCGCCGGCAACGGCGTCGTCGAGAAAGCCGGCTGGGCCGGCGGCTACGGCAAGCAGATCATCATCCGACACGCCAATGGCTACGAGACCTCCTACAATCACCAGAGCGCCTTCGCCAAGGGGATCGAGCCCGGCGTTCATGTCCGCCAGGGCCAGGTTATCGGCTATCTCGGCCAGACCGGCCTCTCCACCGGTCCGCACCTCCACTACGAACTTATCGTCAACGGCACCAAGGTCGATTCGATGCGCGTGCGCCTGCCGGTCGGCAAAGTGTTGAAGGGCGACGACCTCGTCGCTTTCAAGCGCGAGCGCGAGCGCATCGATGACCTGCTCAAGCAGCAAGACGGCAATTCGCTGAAGGTCGCCAGCGCCAAGATCGAAGGCTGA
- a CDS encoding NAD(P)/FAD-dependent oxidoreductase: MEQIDCIVAGAGVIGLAVARSMAAQGLDTLILESADAIGTETSSRNSEVIHAGIYYPHGSLKARFCVAGRDMLYRYCAERAIPHRRCGKLIVATDEAQEPVLAAIRANAAACGVNDLAYLTSAEARALEPALRCTAALLSPSTGIIDSHALLLALLGDAEERGAMLSLNTRVVSGRIETACIVLETIDTASGGRFEIATPRFVNAAGLSAITLAGSLEGLDRQFLPTLRYAKGNYFSVAGRAPFTRLVYPVPEPGGLGVHLTLDLGGTARFGPDVEWTDRLDYRVDPARGEGFYEAIRRYWPDLADGSLQPAYSGIRPKLSGPGEANSDFVIQDANVHGVAGLVNLFGIESPGLTSSLAIAEYVAHIFTPGKR, translated from the coding sequence ATGGAACAGATCGACTGCATCGTTGCCGGCGCTGGCGTCATCGGCCTGGCGGTCGCCCGCAGTATGGCAGCGCAAGGCCTGGATACGCTGATCCTCGAGTCGGCCGATGCCATCGGCACCGAGACAAGTTCGCGCAATTCGGAGGTCATCCACGCCGGAATTTATTATCCGCACGGATCGCTGAAGGCGCGGTTCTGCGTTGCCGGGCGCGACATGCTGTACCGCTACTGCGCCGAGCGCGCGATCCCGCACCGGCGCTGCGGCAAACTGATCGTCGCCACCGACGAAGCCCAGGAACCCGTGCTGGCCGCCATCCGCGCTAACGCCGCCGCCTGCGGCGTCAATGACCTTGCCTACCTGACTAGCGCCGAGGCGCGAGCGCTGGAGCCGGCATTGCGTTGCACTGCTGCCTTGCTCTCGCCTTCCACAGGGATCATTGACAGCCATGCGCTGTTACTCGCTTTGCTCGGCGATGCCGAAGAGCGCGGCGCGATGCTCTCGCTCAACACCCGCGTCGTGTCCGGCCGCATCGAAACCGCCTGTATCGTCCTTGAGACGATTGACACGGCAAGCGGCGGGCGTTTCGAGATCGCTACACCGCGCTTCGTCAACGCCGCGGGTCTTAGCGCGATCACATTGGCCGGCTCGCTCGAAGGCCTCGACCGGCAATTCCTGCCGACGCTTCGCTACGCCAAGGGAAATTATTTTTCGGTGGCAGGACGAGCACCCTTCACGCGGCTTGTCTATCCGGTGCCCGAGCCTGGCGGGCTCGGCGTCCATCTGACGCTCGACCTCGGCGGCACCGCCCGGTTCGGGCCGGACGTCGAATGGACGGATAGGCTCGACTACCGCGTCGACCCTGCGCGCGGCGAAGGCTTCTACGAGGCGATCCGCAGATACTGGCCGGACCTGGCCGACGGCAGCCTGCAGCCGGCCTATAGCGGCATCCGGCCGAAACTTTCGGGACCGGGCGAAGCCAACAGCGACTTCGTCATCCAGGACGCGAACGTCCATGGCGTCGCAGGCCTGGTCAATCTGTTCGGCATCGAAAGTCCCGGGCTGACGTCGAGCCTGGCGATCGCTGAGTACGTCGCCCATATTTTCACGCCAGGCAAGCGATGA
- a CDS encoding aspartate aminotransferase family protein, with amino-acid sequence MDARPNSPEARDIRYHLHGYTNARKHQETGPLVIEKGDGIYVEDIAGNRYIEAMAGLWSVAVGFSEKRLVEAATRQMSKLPFYHDFGSKAHSPLIDLAEKLVQMAPVPMSKAYFTNSGSEANDTAMKMIWYRSNALGQPARKKIISRKRGYHGVTIAAASLTGLPNNHLSFDLPIANVLHTATPHHWRDAAPGESEEQFSSRLAAELEALILAEGPETIAAFIGEPVMGAGGVIVPPAGYWEKIQAVLSKYDILLVADEVICGFGRTGNMFGSQTFGIKPDIMVLSKQISSSYLPISALIINDKMFEPIAGESDRIGTFGHGFTGGGHPVAAAVALENIKLIEERDLVGNARTVGAHLQARLRKLDSHPLVGEVRGVGLIAAVELVADTASKATWGKTAALGALVNGFLQQNGVISRNMGDAIAFCPPLIITETQADALVDAFERSLAAALPLVHPQG; translated from the coding sequence ATGGACGCCAGACCCAATTCCCCTGAAGCCCGCGACATCCGCTACCATTTGCACGGCTATACCAATGCCCGCAAGCATCAGGAGACGGGTCCGCTGGTCATCGAAAAGGGCGACGGCATTTATGTCGAGGACATCGCCGGCAACCGCTACATCGAGGCGATGGCTGGCCTGTGGAGCGTCGCCGTCGGCTTCTCGGAAAAGCGGCTGGTCGAGGCCGCCACAAGGCAGATGTCGAAGCTGCCCTTCTATCACGACTTCGGCTCGAAAGCGCATTCGCCGCTGATCGACCTGGCGGAAAAGCTGGTGCAGATGGCGCCGGTGCCGATGAGCAAGGCCTATTTCACCAATTCGGGCTCCGAAGCCAACGATACGGCCATGAAGATGATCTGGTACCGGTCGAACGCGCTCGGCCAGCCGGCGCGCAAGAAGATCATCAGCCGCAAGCGCGGCTATCACGGCGTCACCATTGCCGCGGCAAGCCTGACCGGGCTGCCGAACAATCATCTGTCGTTCGACCTGCCGATCGCCAATGTGCTGCACACGGCGACGCCGCACCACTGGCGTGACGCCGCGCCCGGCGAGAGCGAGGAGCAGTTTTCGAGCCGGCTCGCCGCCGAGTTGGAAGCGCTGATCCTTGCCGAGGGGCCGGAGACCATCGCTGCCTTCATCGGCGAGCCGGTCATGGGCGCCGGCGGGGTCATCGTGCCGCCTGCCGGTTACTGGGAGAAGATCCAGGCAGTGCTGTCGAAGTACGACATCCTGCTGGTCGCCGACGAAGTGATCTGCGGTTTTGGCCGGACCGGAAATATGTTCGGCTCGCAGACCTTCGGTATCAAGCCCGACATCATGGTGCTGTCCAAGCAGATCTCGTCGTCCTACCTGCCGATCTCGGCGCTCATCATCAACGACAAGATGTTCGAGCCGATCGCCGGCGAGAGCGACCGCATCGGCACCTTCGGCCACGGCTTCACCGGCGGCGGCCATCCCGTCGCCGCGGCCGTGGCGCTGGAGAACATCAAGCTGATTGAAGAGCGCGACCTCGTCGGCAATGCGCGCACGGTCGGCGCGCATTTGCAGGCAAGGCTGCGCAAGCTTGACTCGCATCCGCTGGTGGGCGAGGTGCGCGGCGTCGGTCTCATCGCCGCCGTCGAGCTGGTCGCCGACACGGCCAGCAAGGCGACTTGGGGCAAGACGGCCGCGCTCGGCGCGCTGGTCAACGGTTTCCTGCAGCAGAACGGCGTGATCTCGCGCAATATGGGCGACGCGATCGCCTTCTGTCCGCCGCTGATCATTACCGAGACCCAGGCCGACGCGCTGGTCGATGCGTTCGAGCGGTCGCTCGCCGCCGCTCTGCCGCTGGTTCATCCGCAGGGCTGA
- a CDS encoding ThuA domain-containing protein produces MRQALIVWGGWEGHEPEAGARVVKSMLEEEGFAVRVENSTEAFGDPAIADLSLIVPIYTMSKLGKAEEANLTKAVEDGVGLGGYHGGMGDAFRDSPGYQFMCGGQWVAHPGNIIDYRIDIVRRDDPIMQGIEDFAYRSEQYYMHVDPSNEVLATTTFTGEHAPWIDGVVMPVVWKRRHGKGRVFYSSLGHVAEEFEVPQMRTILRRGLVWAAR; encoded by the coding sequence ATGCGGCAGGCACTGATCGTCTGGGGCGGCTGGGAAGGGCACGAACCTGAAGCCGGGGCGCGCGTCGTCAAGTCGATGCTGGAGGAAGAAGGCTTTGCCGTGCGCGTCGAAAACTCGACGGAAGCGTTCGGCGACCCGGCCATCGCCGATCTCAGCCTGATTGTTCCGATCTACACCATGTCCAAGCTCGGCAAGGCCGAAGAGGCCAATCTCACCAAGGCGGTCGAGGACGGCGTCGGCCTCGGCGGCTATCACGGCGGCATGGGCGACGCCTTCCGCGACTCGCCCGGCTACCAGTTCATGTGCGGCGGTCAGTGGGTCGCGCATCCCGGCAACATCATCGACTATCGGATCGACATCGTCCGGCGCGACGATCCGATCATGCAGGGCATCGAGGATTTCGCCTACCGTTCCGAGCAATATTACATGCATGTCGACCCGTCGAACGAGGTGCTGGCGACCACCACCTTCACGGGCGAGCATGCGCCGTGGATCGACGGCGTCGTCATGCCGGTCGTCTGGAAGCGCCGGCACGGCAAGGGTCGGGTGTTTTATTCCTCGCTCGGCCACGTCGCGGAGGAGTTCGAGGTGCCGCAGATGCGGACCATCCTGCGCCGCGGGCTGGTCTGGGCGGCGCGCTGA
- a CDS encoding glutamine synthetase family protein — protein sequence MGDAIADVLNWLESREDIHSLRAAVCDLNGIMRGKRIPVEQARKALEGKLRMPYSLIGLDVWGEDIEGNAQVFSTGDADGLCHWTGRGILPVDWTAHPTALLPLWLADESGAPYLGDPRRALARILDRYAALDLTPVVATELEFYLVDPTSQRPVGPVSPVTGRRLDSDAALSIDEIDDFEAFIHDIYDACRMQGIPVDTAIAENGVGQFEINLNHVPDALRAADDAVLFKRTVKGIARKHGFAACFMAKPYGERAGNGFHVHFSLVDRKGRNIFDDGSDQGSGTMRHAVGGLLAAMAESTLVFAPHFNSYRRLRPRSYAPTAVAWGYENRMVAIRIPGGPSAARRIEHRVSGADANPYLVLAAILGAALAGIERELSPGEPTGGEGQGLPLAKLPPDWASAIAAFESGPHVAEIFPAVLRDAFIACKRQELNTFALNVSDFEIETYLESV from the coding sequence TTGGGCGATGCAATTGCGGATGTTTTGAACTGGCTCGAAAGCAGAGAGGACATCCATAGCCTTCGGGCCGCGGTGTGCGATCTCAACGGCATCATGCGCGGCAAGCGCATCCCGGTCGAGCAGGCGCGCAAGGCGCTCGAGGGCAAGCTGCGCATGCCCTATTCGCTGATCGGGCTCGACGTCTGGGGCGAGGACATCGAAGGCAACGCGCAGGTTTTTTCGACCGGCGACGCCGATGGCCTTTGCCATTGGACGGGACGCGGCATCCTGCCCGTCGACTGGACGGCGCACCCGACGGCGCTGCTGCCGCTCTGGCTAGCCGACGAGAGCGGCGCGCCGTATCTGGGCGACCCGCGCCGCGCGCTTGCCCGCATCCTCGACCGCTATGCAGCGCTCGATCTCACTCCGGTGGTCGCGACGGAGCTCGAATTCTACCTTGTCGATCCGACCTCTCAGCGGCCGGTCGGCCCAGTCTCGCCGGTCACCGGGCGGCGGCTTGATTCCGACGCGGCGCTGTCGATCGACGAGATCGACGACTTCGAGGCCTTCATTCACGACATCTATGACGCCTGCCGCATGCAGGGCATTCCGGTCGACACCGCGATCGCCGAGAACGGCGTCGGCCAGTTCGAGATCAACCTGAACCACGTCCCCGATGCCTTGCGCGCCGCCGACGATGCGGTGCTGTTTAAGCGCACCGTCAAGGGCATCGCCCGCAAGCACGGCTTTGCCGCCTGCTTCATGGCCAAGCCTTACGGCGAGCGGGCCGGCAATGGTTTCCACGTCCATTTCAGCCTGGTCGACCGCAAAGGTCGCAACATCTTCGACGATGGCAGCGACCAGGGCTCCGGCACCATGCGCCACGCGGTCGGCGGCCTGCTTGCTGCAATGGCCGAAAGCACGCTGGTGTTCGCGCCGCACTTCAATTCCTACCGCCGGCTGCGGCCGCGCTCCTATGCGCCGACCGCGGTCGCCTGGGGCTACGAGAACCGCATGGTGGCAATCCGCATTCCCGGCGGCCCGTCGGCGGCGCGCCGCATCGAGCATCGCGTTTCCGGCGCCGATGCCAATCCTTATCTGGTGCTGGCGGCGATCCTGGGTGCGGCACTCGCCGGTATCGAGCGGGAATTGTCGCCCGGCGAGCCGACCGGCGGCGAAGGGCAGGGACTGCCGCTGGCCAAGCTGCCGCCGGACTGGGCTTCGGCCATCGCCGCCTTCGAGAGTGGGCCGCATGTGGCGGAGATTTTTCCGGCTGTTCTGCGCGACGCCTTCATCGCCTGCAAGCGCCAGGAGCTGAACACCTTCGCGCTTAACGTCAGCGACTTCGAGATCGAGACCTATCTGGAAAGCGTTTAG
- a CDS encoding GntR family transcriptional regulator: MADKSQFGLTAVDTVPLHEKVYMELVRALMSGQLQPGQKLTSRKLAKELGTSDMPVRSAFMRLQALRALSPMPNGSVEVPLISAERFSQLTAVRTILEGTATELATKRINGNNLRAIRRHSTELTQAARSGDIDDYLRKNYDFKFSIYRHCGNEQMIFLIETVWMQVGPFLRNLRIGFEDDLAAILGIDYHEEVVAAIEAGDGERARAAIMRDIDEGATHILKQVKFPETRH, from the coding sequence ATGGCCGACAAATCGCAATTCGGACTGACCGCTGTCGATACAGTTCCGCTGCATGAGAAAGTCTATATGGAGCTCGTGCGGGCGCTGATGTCGGGTCAGCTCCAGCCCGGCCAGAAGCTGACCTCGCGCAAGCTCGCCAAGGAGCTCGGCACCAGCGATATGCCCGTGCGCAGCGCCTTCATGCGGCTGCAGGCGCTGAGGGCGCTGAGCCCGATGCCGAACGGCAGTGTCGAGGTGCCGCTGATCTCGGCCGAACGTTTTTCGCAATTAACCGCCGTGCGCACGATCCTCGAAGGCACGGCCACGGAGCTCGCGACGAAACGCATCAACGGCAACAATCTGCGCGCCATCCGCCGCCATAGCACCGAGCTCACCCAGGCCGCCCGCAGCGGCGACATCGACGACTATCTGCGCAAGAACTACGACTTCAAATTCTCGATCTACCGCCACTGCGGCAACGAGCAGATGATCTTCCTGATCGAGACCGTGTGGATGCAGGTCGGCCCCTTTCTCAGAAACCTGCGCATCGGCTTCGAGGACGACCTCGCCGCCATTCTCGGCATCGATTATCACGAGGAGGTGGTCGCGGCGATCGAGGCGGGCGATGGCGAACGAGCCCGCGCCGCCATCATGCGCGACATCGACGAGGGCGCCACGCACATCCTCAAGCAGGTCAAGTTCCCCGAAACCCGGCACTAG
- a CDS encoding SDR family NAD(P)-dependent oxidoreductase — protein MKDFDGKVALVTGTTGIGLASARRLAEGGAAILALGIDESANAAMQAVLHRSGAEALVLTTDVSRSDQVEKAIAAGVERFGGLDIIVNSAAVHPYGTATSTDFETWNRAMSVNIGSIYLTAHFGIPEMIKRGGGGIVNVASVQGFACQQNVAAYATTKGAIHTLTRSLALDYARQGIRVNSVSPGSIRTPILEKAARGDGGSDADVEAAFKRFGEAHPLGRIGEPEEVAELIAFLCSSKASFCTGADYKIDGGLTAGIGVR, from the coding sequence ATGAAGGATTTCGACGGCAAGGTTGCCCTGGTGACGGGAACTACCGGAATCGGCCTGGCCAGCGCCCGGCGTCTTGCCGAAGGCGGTGCGGCGATCCTCGCTCTCGGCATCGACGAAAGCGCCAATGCGGCGATGCAGGCTGTGCTCCATCGTTCGGGCGCCGAAGCGCTGGTGCTGACCACCGACGTCTCCAGATCGGACCAGGTCGAGAAAGCGATCGCCGCCGGCGTCGAGCGCTTCGGCGGCCTGGACATCATCGTCAACTCCGCGGCGGTGCACCCCTATGGCACGGCGACCAGCACCGATTTCGAGACCTGGAACCGGGCGATGTCGGTCAATATCGGCTCGATCTATCTGACCGCCCATTTCGGCATTCCCGAAATGATCAAGCGCGGCGGCGGCGGCATCGTCAACGTGGCGTCGGTGCAGGGCTTTGCCTGCCAGCAGAATGTCGCCGCCTACGCGACCACCAAAGGCGCGATCCACACGCTGACGCGCTCGCTGGCGCTCGATTATGCCCGTCAGGGCATTCGCGTGAACTCGGTCAGCCCGGGCTCGATCCGCACGCCCATCCTCGAAAAGGCCGCGCGCGGCGATGGCGGCAGCGACGCCGATGTCGAGGCGGCCTTCAAGCGTTTCGGCGAAGCCCATCCGCTTGGCCGCATCGGCGAGCCTGAGGAGGTGGCCGAGCTCATCGCCTTCCTTTGCTCGTCGAAGGCCAGCTTCTGCACCGGCGCCGACTACAAGATCGACGGCGGCCTGACGGCAGGCATCGGCGTCAGATAA